Proteins encoded in a region of the Streptomyces sp. NBC_00513 genome:
- a CDS encoding ABC transporter ATP-binding protein produces the protein MNETGAAEASSAQAAADTAEEPLLKVTGLVKHFPINKGLLRRQAGAVKAVDGIDFDVRRGETLGIVGESGCGKSTMGRLITRLLEPTGGKVEFEGRDITHLSVAGMRPLRRDVQMIFQDPYGSLNPRHTVGTIVGAPFKLQKVTPEGGVKAEVQRLLSLVGLNPEHYNRYPHEFSGGQRQRIGIARALALKPKLVVADEPVSALDVSIQAQVVNLLDDLQEELGLTYVIIAHDLSVIRHVSDRIAVMYLGKIVELADRKSLYEAPMHPYTTALMSAVPVPDPRRRGAKSGRILLKGDVPSPISPPSGCRFHTRCWKATELCTTQEPPLVALKTGHQVACHHPENAPDQAPGDKALPGAAEVVDTPTV, from the coding sequence ATGAACGAGACGGGCGCGGCGGAGGCCTCCTCCGCGCAGGCCGCGGCGGACACCGCCGAGGAGCCGCTGCTGAAGGTGACCGGGCTGGTCAAGCACTTCCCCATCAACAAGGGGCTGTTGCGCCGCCAGGCCGGCGCCGTCAAGGCCGTGGACGGCATCGACTTCGACGTCCGGCGGGGTGAGACCCTCGGCATCGTCGGCGAGTCCGGCTGCGGCAAGTCCACCATGGGCCGGCTGATCACCCGACTGCTCGAACCGACCGGCGGAAAGGTCGAGTTCGAGGGCCGGGACATCACGCACCTGAGCGTCGCGGGCATGCGCCCGCTGCGCCGCGACGTGCAGATGATCTTCCAGGACCCGTACGGCTCGCTGAACCCCCGCCACACGGTGGGCACGATCGTCGGGGCGCCCTTCAAGCTCCAGAAGGTCACCCCCGAGGGCGGCGTCAAGGCCGAGGTCCAGCGGCTGCTCTCGCTGGTGGGCCTCAACCCCGAGCACTACAACCGCTACCCGCACGAGTTCTCCGGCGGTCAGCGGCAGCGCATCGGCATCGCGCGGGCCCTGGCCCTCAAGCCGAAGCTCGTCGTCGCCGACGAGCCGGTGTCGGCGCTGGACGTCTCGATCCAGGCCCAGGTGGTGAACCTGCTGGACGACCTCCAGGAGGAACTCGGCCTCACGTACGTGATCATCGCGCACGACCTGTCGGTCATCCGGCACGTCTCGGACCGCATCGCGGTGATGTACCTCGGCAAGATCGTGGAGCTGGCCGACCGCAAGTCGCTGTACGAGGCGCCGATGCACCCCTACACGACCGCGCTCATGTCGGCGGTGCCGGTGCCGGACCCGAGGCGGCGTGGCGCGAAGAGCGGGCGCATCCTGCTCAAGGGCGACGTCCCGTCGCCGATCTCGCCGCCGAGCGGCTGCCGGTTCCACACCCGGTGCTGGAAGGCCACCGAGCTGTGCACCACGCAGGAGCCGCCGCTGGTGGCCCTGAAGACGGGGCACCAGGTCGCCTGCCACCACCCGGAGAACGCGCCGGACCAGGCGCCGGGCGACAAGGCCCTGCCGGGCGCCGCCGAAGTGGTGGACACCCCGACGGTGTAG
- a CDS encoding ABC transporter substrate-binding protein, translating into MTAACGGGKDEGKKSEGANDKGYSGASTALVNASDKKGGELKLWSPQDVDYLDPARAYYGFVWNLQRLYIRQLFAYDSKPGAAGTKLVPDLAEAAPVLSNDGKTYTVKIKDGVKFEDGTPITSKDFKYGIERVFAQDVLSGGPTYLVDLLDQGQKYPGPYKDTDPNKMGLKSVQTPDDKTIVFNLASANSDFNYLLAMPSSSPVPAAKDQGAGYTNKPVSTGPYKVESFTAGKGATFVRNENWDPKTDTIRKGLPDKVSFTVTTNPDDMDQRLLSGDIDLAVDGTGVQQAAKNKILKDANLKKNADNPFTGYIRYFAFPQTVAPFENIECRKAVIYAADPKSLQNARGGPTSGDLGANMLPPGIPGSDKSFDPWGLTAGKPQEQKAKDALKACGKPDGFETTIAVRNNRAPEVKTAESLQASLAKVGIKATIDQYDGKLSSSTIGSPENVKKKNYGIIVMGWGADYNSGSGFLQPLVDGSFILPNGNNNYTMLDDPEVNGLFDKAANAATPDAAAPFYTDINKKIMEKALYLPINFDKALIYHNPRLTNVYFNDSMGRIDLAVLGVAK; encoded by the coding sequence ATGACCGCCGCGTGTGGCGGTGGCAAGGACGAGGGCAAGAAGTCCGAGGGCGCGAACGACAAGGGCTACAGCGGTGCCTCCACGGCCCTGGTGAACGCCTCGGACAAGAAGGGCGGCGAGCTGAAGCTCTGGTCGCCCCAGGACGTCGACTACCTCGACCCGGCGCGCGCCTACTACGGTTTCGTGTGGAACCTGCAGCGCCTCTACATCCGCCAGCTCTTCGCGTACGACAGCAAGCCGGGCGCCGCGGGCACCAAGCTGGTCCCGGACCTCGCCGAGGCCGCGCCGGTCCTGAGCAACGACGGCAAGACGTACACCGTCAAGATCAAGGACGGCGTGAAGTTCGAGGACGGCACGCCGATCACCTCGAAGGACTTCAAGTACGGCATCGAGCGCGTCTTCGCGCAGGACGTGCTGTCCGGCGGCCCGACGTACCTGGTCGACCTGCTCGACCAGGGTCAGAAGTACCCGGGCCCGTACAAGGACACCGACCCGAACAAGATGGGTCTGAAGTCGGTCCAGACGCCGGACGACAAGACGATCGTCTTCAACCTGGCCAGCGCCAACTCTGACTTCAACTACCTGCTGGCGATGCCGTCCTCCTCGCCGGTCCCGGCGGCGAAGGACCAGGGCGCGGGCTACACCAACAAGCCCGTCTCCACCGGCCCCTACAAGGTCGAGAGCTTCACCGCGGGCAAGGGCGCCACCTTCGTCCGCAACGAGAACTGGGACCCGAAGACGGACACGATCCGCAAGGGTCTGCCGGACAAGGTCAGCTTCACGGTCACGACCAACCCGGACGACATGGACCAGCGCCTGCTCTCCGGCGACATCGACCTCGCCGTCGACGGCACCGGTGTCCAGCAGGCCGCGAAGAACAAGATCCTCAAGGACGCGAACCTCAAGAAGAACGCGGACAACCCCTTCACGGGCTACATCCGTTACTTCGCCTTCCCGCAGACGGTCGCGCCGTTCGAGAACATCGAGTGCCGCAAGGCCGTCATCTACGCGGCCGACCCGAAGTCGCTGCAGAACGCCCGCGGTGGCCCGACCAGCGGTGACCTCGGCGCGAACATGCTGCCGCCCGGCATCCCCGGCTCGGACAAGTCCTTCGACCCGTGGGGCCTGACCGCCGGCAAGCCGCAGGAGCAGAAGGCCAAGGACGCGCTCAAGGCCTGTGGCAAGCCCGACGGGTTCGAGACCACCATCGCGGTCCGCAACAACCGCGCCCCCGAGGTCAAGACCGCCGAGTCCCTCCAGGCCTCGCTCGCCAAGGTCGGCATCAAGGCCACGATCGACCAGTACGACGGCAAGCTCTCCTCCTCCACGATCGGTTCGCCCGAGAACGTGAAGAAGAAGAACTACGGCATCATCGTCATGGGCTGGGGCGCCGACTACAACTCCGGTTCGGGCTTCCTCCAGCCGCTGGTCGACGGCTCGTTCATCCTGCCGAACGGCAACAACAACTACACGATGCTGGACGACCCCGAGGTCAACGGCCTGTTCGACAAGGCCGCGAACGCCGCCACCCCGGACGCCGCCGCTCCGTTCTACACGGACATCAACAAGAAGATCATGGAGAAGGCTCTCTACCTCCCGATCAACTTCGACAAGGCGCTCATCTACCACAACCCGCGCCTGACGAACGTCTACTTCAACGACTCGATGGGCCGCATCGACCTCGCTGTCCTGGGCGTCGCCAAGTAG
- a CDS encoding ABC transporter permease has protein sequence MTAPLHDTDAETPAPVSVADVPAKAIEGRSPGRIAWMRLKRDKVALTGGVVVILLILVAVFAPLIVSLLGHPPNEFHEDMLDPDFGTPLGSFGGMSSDFLLGVEPTNGRDVFSRIVYGARISLVVAFLAAFVSVILGSLLGALAGFLGGWVDGVISRTMDLLLAFPQLLFTIALVSVVPNSLWGFEGSGVRMGVLIVVIGFFGWPYIGRIVRGQTISLREREYVEAARSLGAGRGYILIKELLPNLVAPILVYSTLIIPTNILTEAALSFLGAGVKPPTASWGKMLSDAVPIYQDDPMYMVVPGLTIFITVLAFNLFGDGLRDALDPKGS, from the coding sequence ATGACGGCACCACTGCATGACACGGACGCGGAAACACCCGCACCCGTGTCCGTAGCCGACGTCCCTGCCAAGGCCATCGAAGGCCGCTCGCCCGGCCGCATCGCCTGGATGCGGCTCAAGCGCGACAAGGTCGCGCTGACCGGCGGCGTGGTCGTGATCCTCCTGATCCTGGTGGCCGTCTTCGCGCCGCTGATCGTGAGCCTGCTGGGCCATCCGCCCAACGAGTTCCACGAAGACATGCTCGACCCGGACTTCGGGACGCCGCTCGGTTCGTTCGGCGGCATGAGCTCCGACTTCCTGCTGGGCGTCGAACCGACCAACGGGCGCGACGTGTTCAGCCGGATCGTCTACGGCGCCCGCATATCCCTGGTCGTCGCCTTCCTCGCGGCCTTCGTCTCGGTGATCCTCGGCAGCCTGCTCGGCGCGCTCGCCGGATTCCTGGGCGGCTGGGTCGACGGCGTCATCAGCCGCACCATGGACCTGCTGCTGGCCTTCCCGCAGCTGCTGTTCACCATCGCCCTCGTGTCCGTGGTCCCCAACTCCCTCTGGGGGTTCGAGGGTTCGGGCGTCCGAATGGGCGTGCTGATCGTCGTCATCGGCTTCTTCGGCTGGCCGTACATCGGCCGCATCGTCCGAGGACAGACGATCTCCCTGCGTGAACGCGAATACGTCGAGGCCGCGCGCAGCCTCGGGGCGGGCCGCGGCTACATCCTGATCAAGGAGCTGCTGCCCAACCTGGTCGCGCCGATCCTCGTCTACTCGACGCTGATCATCCCGACCAACATCCTGACGGAGGCGGCCCTCAGCTTCCTCGGTGCCGGCGTCAAGCCGCCCACCGCCTCCTGGGGCAAGATGCTGTCCGACGCCGTCCCCATCTACCAGGACGACCCCATGTACATGGTGGTCCCGGGCCTCACGATCTTCATCACCGTCCTGGCGTTCAACCTCTTCGGGGACGGGCTGCGCGACGCACTCGACCCCAAGGGCAGCTGA
- a CDS encoding thioesterase family protein — translation MSHAAAQASIGDSEFDRDTTLSARADEPGVYDAELSAGWTIITAVNGGYLLALVGRALSAALPHPDPFTVSAHYLTSSVPGPAVIRTQVVRIGRTLSTGQASLFQYDESGAEIERIRVLASYGELSALPDSVHTTALPPVMPAYEDCLGAEAGPAPIPGSSAIVDRLRLRLDPATAGWAVGAPSGKGEMRAWFELADGRDADPLSLLLAVDALPPTAFDLGLIGWAPTVELTTHIRHRPAPGPLRVAITTRNLAGGFLEEDAEVWDSTDRLVAQSRQLARAPRQTS, via the coding sequence ATGTCACATGCAGCGGCCCAGGCATCCATCGGCGACAGCGAGTTCGACCGCGACACCACCCTCTCCGCCCGCGCGGACGAGCCCGGGGTGTACGACGCTGAACTCAGCGCCGGCTGGACGATCATCACCGCCGTCAACGGCGGATATCTGTTGGCTCTGGTCGGTCGGGCCCTGTCGGCGGCCCTGCCGCATCCCGACCCCTTCACCGTCTCCGCCCACTACCTGACCTCCTCCGTGCCCGGCCCCGCCGTGATCCGCACGCAGGTCGTCCGGATCGGGCGCACCCTGTCGACCGGCCAGGCGTCCCTCTTCCAGTACGACGAGAGCGGCGCCGAGATCGAGCGGATCCGCGTCCTCGCCTCCTACGGGGAACTGTCCGCCCTGCCCGACTCCGTGCACACCACCGCGCTGCCGCCGGTCATGCCCGCGTACGAGGACTGCCTCGGCGCGGAGGCCGGCCCCGCGCCGATCCCCGGGAGCTCCGCCATCGTGGACCGGCTCCGGCTGCGGCTGGACCCGGCGACGGCGGGCTGGGCGGTCGGGGCGCCGTCGGGCAAGGGCGAGATGCGGGCCTGGTTCGAGCTCGCCGACGGCCGTGACGCCGACCCGCTGTCGCTCCTGCTGGCGGTGGACGCGCTGCCGCCGACCGCCTTCGACCTCGGCCTGATCGGCTGGGCACCGACGGTCGAGCTCACCACCCACATCCGCCACCGCCCCGCGCCAGGCCCGCTGCGGGTGGCCATCACCACCCGCAACCTGGCCGGGGGCTTCCTGGAGGAGGACGCCGAGGTCTGGGACTCGACGGACCGACTCGTGGCCCAGTCCCGCCAGCTGGCCCGCGCCCCGCGCCAGACGTCCTGA
- a CDS encoding ABC transporter ATP-binding protein — protein MTENPAVSTGTSGEPAFVPEQAKGETRAGDSFLSVRDLKVHFPTDDGLVKSVDGLSFDLERGKTLGIVGESGSGKSVTSLAIMGLHRTGNARSRPHISGQVVLDGEDLVQADADHVRKLRGHKMAMVFQDPLSAMHPYYSVGKQIIEAYRTHHDVDKKTARKRAVEMLDRVGIPEPHRRVDAYPHEFSGGMRQRAMIAMALVNNPELLIADEPTTALDVTVQAQILDLIRDLQKEFGSAVIMITHDLGVVAEMADDILVMYGGRCVERGTAEKVFYGPRHPYTWGLLGSMPRIDRDQTERLIPVKGSPPSLINIPSGCAFNPRCPYADVPKGGITRTQRPELTEDDSRHWSACHMSQEERTRIWTEEIAPKL, from the coding sequence GTGACCGAGAACCCCGCCGTTTCGACCGGCACCTCCGGCGAGCCCGCGTTCGTCCCCGAGCAGGCGAAGGGGGAGACCCGCGCCGGCGACTCCTTCCTCTCCGTACGCGACCTCAAGGTCCACTTCCCGACCGACGACGGCCTCGTCAAGTCCGTCGACGGGCTCTCCTTCGACCTGGAGCGCGGCAAGACGCTCGGCATCGTCGGCGAGTCCGGCTCGGGCAAGTCGGTGACCTCGCTGGCCATCATGGGCCTGCACCGCACCGGCAACGCCCGCAGCCGTCCGCACATCTCCGGGCAGGTCGTGCTCGACGGCGAGGACCTGGTCCAGGCCGACGCCGACCACGTGCGCAAGCTGCGCGGGCACAAGATGGCGATGGTCTTCCAGGACCCGCTGTCCGCGATGCACCCGTACTACTCGGTGGGCAAGCAGATCATCGAGGCCTACCGGACCCACCACGACGTCGACAAGAAGACCGCCCGCAAGCGGGCCGTCGAGATGCTCGACCGGGTCGGCATCCCCGAGCCCCACCGGCGCGTGGACGCGTACCCCCACGAGTTCTCCGGCGGCATGCGCCAGCGCGCCATGATCGCCATGGCGCTGGTCAACAACCCCGAACTGCTCATCGCGGACGAGCCCACGACCGCCCTGGACGTCACCGTCCAGGCGCAGATCCTGGACCTCATCCGCGACCTGCAGAAGGAGTTCGGCTCCGCGGTCATCATGATCACGCACGACCTCGGCGTGGTCGCCGAGATGGCCGACGACATCCTCGTGATGTACGGAGGCCGGTGCGTGGAGCGCGGCACCGCCGAGAAGGTCTTCTACGGCCCCCGGCACCCCTACACCTGGGGGCTGCTCGGCTCGATGCCGCGCATCGACCGCGACCAGACCGAGCGGCTGATCCCGGTGAAGGGCTCGCCCCCCAGCCTCATCAACATCCCGAGCGGCTGCGCGTTCAACCCCCGGTGCCCCTACGCCGACGTACCCAAGGGCGGCATCACCCGCACCCAGCGCCCCGAGCTGACCGAGGACGACAGCCGGCACTGGTCCGCCTGCCACATGTCGCAGGAGGAGCGGACCCGGATCTGGACCGAAGAGATTGCGCCGAAGCTGTGA
- a CDS encoding ABC transporter permease — MLVYLIRRLFNVAATLLVVSVVTFGIFFAVPKLTGSDPALMYAGRETNETALAGIRVKMGFDKPISEQYWVFLKGIFVGRDYDGGTEVTHCAAPCFGYSFKSEAPVWETMLDRMPVTLSLAVGAALIWVLAGVATGVVSALKRRTAIDRTVMIGALAGVSLPIFFTGMVAPAVFVYGLGWLDVSNYKPLTEDPLAWLNSLILPWVTLAFLFAATYARITRATMLEVLGEDYIRTARAKGLKEGVVIRKHALRSTLTPIVTMFGLDLGGLLGGAVLTETTFNFQGLGTAAVAAIGQGDLPVIMGVTLLAALFVVMANLIVDLLYAVIDPRVRLT; from the coding sequence GTGCTCGTCTACCTCATACGGCGGCTGTTCAACGTCGCCGCCACGCTGCTGGTGGTCTCCGTGGTCACCTTCGGCATCTTCTTCGCGGTCCCGAAGCTGACCGGCAGCGATCCCGCGCTCATGTACGCCGGTCGAGAGACCAACGAGACCGCCCTGGCGGGCATCCGCGTGAAGATGGGCTTCGACAAGCCCATCTCCGAGCAGTACTGGGTGTTCCTCAAGGGCATCTTCGTCGGCCGCGACTACGACGGCGGCACCGAGGTCACGCACTGCGCCGCTCCGTGCTTCGGCTACTCCTTCAAGAGCGAGGCCCCCGTCTGGGAGACCATGCTCGACCGCATGCCGGTCACCCTCTCGCTCGCCGTCGGCGCAGCCTTGATCTGGGTGCTCGCGGGTGTGGCCACCGGAGTGGTCTCGGCGCTGAAACGGCGTACGGCCATCGACCGGACCGTCATGATCGGAGCGCTCGCCGGCGTCTCCCTGCCGATCTTCTTCACCGGCATGGTGGCTCCCGCGGTCTTCGTCTACGGCCTCGGCTGGCTGGACGTGTCCAACTACAAACCTCTGACCGAGGATCCACTGGCCTGGCTCAACAGCCTGATCCTGCCCTGGGTCACCCTCGCCTTCCTCTTCGCGGCGACCTACGCCCGCATCACCCGGGCCACCATGCTGGAAGTCCTCGGCGAGGACTACATCCGCACCGCCCGCGCCAAGGGACTCAAGGAGGGCGTGGTCATCCGCAAGCACGCCCTGCGCTCCACCCTCACCCCGATCGTCACGATGTTCGGCCTCGACCTCGGCGGACTCCTCGGCGGCGCGGTGCTCACCGAGACGACCTTCAACTTCCAGGGTCTGGGAACGGCGGCCGTCGCCGCCATCGGCCAGGGCGACCTCCCCGTGATCATGGGTGTCACCCTCCTCGCCGCGCTCTTCGTGGTGATGGCCAACCTGATCGTGGACCTGCTGTACGCCGTCATCGACCCGCGCGTGAGGCTGACGTGA
- a CDS encoding enhanced serine sensitivity protein SseB C-terminal domain-containing protein produces MSASGTAAAGQVEHMLRQVTPGRYESYESLLHALAEGRLWMLLWQGQPGSPDAQYGGMEVDGLGYAPCVTSPQELAASGWNRGYEVVTGRDIARALYPDRWGLWLNPHAQGGGLGLPWADLRRIATGLDRMPAGPLRLSEPALELPQFYGLLTQHAHRTPAVRSLRRAWVQPSLGSAYLAVGLDLYDASAPALESVREMMRQSVGAVPEGVPVCTVALADEHDPIAMWLRSQTRPFYDREGQAPSY; encoded by the coding sequence GTGAGTGCGTCAGGCACGGCCGCGGCCGGGCAGGTCGAGCACATGCTGCGCCAGGTGACTCCCGGGCGCTATGAGAGCTACGAGTCGCTTCTGCACGCCCTGGCCGAGGGCCGGCTGTGGATGTTGTTGTGGCAGGGGCAGCCGGGTTCACCGGACGCCCAGTACGGGGGGATGGAGGTCGACGGGCTCGGATACGCGCCCTGCGTGACCTCCCCGCAGGAACTGGCCGCCAGCGGTTGGAACCGCGGCTACGAGGTGGTCACCGGCCGGGACATCGCCCGCGCCCTCTACCCGGACCGCTGGGGGCTGTGGCTCAACCCGCACGCCCAGGGCGGCGGCCTCGGACTGCCCTGGGCCGACCTCCGCCGGATCGCGACGGGCCTCGACCGGATGCCCGCCGGACCGCTGCGCCTGTCGGAGCCCGCCCTGGAGCTCCCGCAGTTCTACGGTCTGCTCACCCAGCACGCGCACCGCACGCCGGCCGTCCGCTCGCTCCGCAGGGCCTGGGTGCAGCCGTCGCTCGGATCGGCGTACCTCGCCGTCGGGCTCGACCTGTACGACGCCTCCGCGCCCGCGCTGGAGTCCGTCCGGGAGATGATGCGGCAGTCGGTGGGGGCGGTCCCCGAGGGCGTTCCCGTGTGCACCGTCGCGCTGGCCGACGAGCACGACCCGATCGCGATGTGGCTGCGTTCGCAGACCCGCCCCTTCTATGACCGCGAGGGCCAGGCGCCCTCGTACTAG
- a CDS encoding trimeric intracellular cation channel family protein yields the protein MLHDLFPPGIQHALDLAGIFVFATAGALLAVRKNFDIFGIAVLALVTALGGGLFRDLVIGAVPPAAFGELSFFVTPLIAAGLVFFLHPEVQRINRAINVFDAAGLGLFCVTGTTKAYEYGLGLTASASLGLATAVGGGVLRDVLVNEVPSLLRDREMYAVPAVVGASMVALFIAFDTLNALTTAAAIITTFVLRLLAIRYHWRAPLAWNRRSAVAEEP from the coding sequence GTGCTCCACGATCTCTTCCCGCCCGGCATCCAGCACGCCCTGGACCTCGCGGGCATTTTTGTCTTCGCCACCGCGGGCGCCCTGCTCGCCGTGCGCAAGAACTTCGACATCTTCGGCATCGCCGTGCTCGCCCTCGTCACCGCCCTCGGCGGAGGTCTCTTCCGCGATCTCGTCATCGGCGCCGTCCCGCCCGCCGCCTTCGGGGAACTCAGCTTCTTCGTGACTCCGCTGATCGCCGCCGGGCTCGTCTTCTTCCTGCACCCCGAGGTCCAGCGGATCAACCGCGCCATCAACGTCTTCGACGCGGCCGGCCTCGGACTGTTCTGTGTCACGGGCACGACCAAGGCGTACGAGTACGGCCTCGGCCTGACCGCGTCCGCCTCGCTGGGGCTGGCCACGGCGGTCGGGGGAGGCGTGCTGCGCGACGTGCTGGTCAACGAGGTGCCCTCGCTGCTGCGCGACCGCGAGATGTACGCGGTGCCCGCGGTCGTCGGCGCGTCGATGGTGGCCCTCTTCATCGCCTTCGACACGCTCAACGCGCTCACCACCGCCGCCGCGATCATCACCACGTTCGTGCTCCGTCTGCTCGCGATCCGGTACCACTGGCGGGCGCCGCTGGCCTGGAACCGCCGGTCCGCCGTGGCCGAAGAGCCGTAA